The genomic region AGGGGATTAAGGGGATGCCGCTGGGAAATTTGAGGCCTGttgagaatattatcaagtgcttgtcaacttgtgaatgagagactgatggtGTGCAGCCTGCACCAGAAACAGTGCTCATGCCATTCATGAGACTTtattcaaatcatcattagtcgcatcatgcagccttacaatgtattaaaaatgaaaacataTCTCCCAATGTTGGTGTAtcaactaaagttgcataaataactaaATTAAACATATAGGAGTACCTGTTTTTTTTAACTgttcaacacagaatagctgcattTGCAAACTTCTTaaattgtttggagaaaatatcctttatttatactataaaataatgccatggaattctaagaatcttgtctgctaaactagtgtagcccacagccatatggcatagccaggtCAGGGCCTATCATAAGGAACCTcggtatgctattctgttcttctgaaatagactacattttctttagAGCTGTCTAAAATAAATAGTGGATTTATTGTGagggtgtaggctatattacatggattcattaGATGTTCCTACGGTCTGCATCAGTGACTTGTAggctgtgtggaagccaggagatgctaaatgtgtttatgttaactGTCAATTACCATGTGAATGACAgtttatttgcttgacaatcaccggctgacaagaTTTCATGACCGTCACATCCCTAAGTAGGATGAAGTCACCCCTACTCTGATCTAAGATCCGTTTCCAGTTTTCCCTCTAATGGTTGAGGTTAGGCTTGTGGGAAGGGTAATATACCTGGAACTTACTGTACGGAATGTGTGACTTCCTGTGACGTCATTAACCATCTATTATGTCATATCCTGTAGACTGCAGCTCTGAGGGCAGTGGGGAACATTGTGACGGGGACAGACGAGCAGACGCAGGTGGTGCTCAACTGTGACGTCCTCTCGCACTTCCCCAACCTGCTCACACACCCCAAGGAGAAGATCAACAAGGTAACAGGCACACTTTTAGATGCTTTTGGTGGCATATGTTTGTTTTGCTGTAACTAAGTCCTGTAGCGTTGAAATGGGATGGACCCCAGTGTCGTTTATTTCCAACAGTATCTATACCTCTGTGTAACGGTCTCAGTCGTACTCATGTGGTCCATGGTGTGCGTGTCTGTGGGTTTCTCTCAGCTGAAtggcttcctgtgtgtgtgtgtatccctcccGCCCACTAGGAGGCCGTGTGGTTCCTGTCCAACATCACAGCAGGCAACCAGCAGCAGGTGCAGGCCGTCATTGACGCTGGCCTGCTGCCCATGATCATCCACCAGCTGGCTAAGGTGAGTCGCTGAACCCTTATGTAGCCCTACAAAGCATTATGTAGCCCCTATGTCCTTGTGGAGATCTGTAAGGAACACTACCCTAACCACTGACaacctctctgtgtttgtctgcagGGAGACTTTGGCACACAGAAGGAGGCAGCCTGGGCCATCAGCAACTTGACAATAAGTGGAAGAAAAGATCAGGTATGTTCTACCAGGGCTGTTTCCATCCATACCCAATCCATACAGCGTTGCGTTTTGTAAGGTCCTGATTGGCTGGTTAAGTTTACCCATCTGTAGGCAAAGCAAGGCCCTGATAGGCTGATCTGCTATGTTCTACCCGACCCTATAGGTGGAGTACCTGGTGCAGCAGAATGTGGTTCCTCCGTTCTGCAGCCTGCTGTCTGTGAAGGACTCCCAGGTGGTTCAGGTGGTCCTAGACGGCCTCAAGAACGTCCTCATCATGGCTGGGGACGAGGCCAGCACCATCGCTGAGATCATAGAGGAGTGtggaggtcagtgtgtgtgtgttagagggggGAGTGCTTGTGTGTCAGTTCACCATGTTGCCATTGTATGACAGAGTAGTGTTGCTATTTTGAAGCACACATTCTAGATTGATTCACTGCGATGGACTTTCATGCTAATTTCTCTCTGCCCATTAGGTCTAGAGAAGATCGAGAACCTTCAGCAGCATGAAAACGAGGATATCTACAAACTAGCCTTCGAGATCATCGACCAGTACTTCTCAGGAGACGATGTGAGTACCTCTGCTCTGACAGAAGCCCTACAGTTTGCACACCGTTAGAACCCAGCGCTGTCCTGACAGTGCTGTGCTGGGTGTAGGATGTGTGCTACAGAAACGCAGGGCCTTTTTCCTCCACTTCCTCTGTCAATGGGGTAAGACGGAGGAATCGGCTATAGGCCTTGCTACAAAATTCTATATAAAATCTAATGAAAAATTGACCTATGTTTTGTGTAGTGACAGTGAATCTAGTCTCCACTCTGTGTGTTTGTTCATCTATGGCACCACCCTGATCCATTTattttccttctctctttttagattgatgaggatccCAGCTTGATCCCCGAAGCCACTCAGGGCGGAACATTCAACTTTGACCCCGCTACCAACCTGCAAGCAAAGGAGTTCAAGTTTTAAAGGCAAACGTCCACCTAGTAGGTCTAACTCTCAAGCTGCTCTGAACCCTCAAGTCACCTCCTTCCCAACATCAATCACTGACTCACTAACAACAGTTCAAGCACTGAAGGAAGGATCATTGTTATCCATCTCTTTTCAAGCATCTCACAGCGATGCTTACAAATGTTCCAGAAAGAGAAAACGCCTCGTCCGTCATTCCTGCAGTTGCCAAAAAGTTGCTATTATCCTCTCTTACTCagacacgttcacacacacacatacacactgaagaGACTGAAGTCATCTGTGTGCATGGACCAATGATCTTGTTCTACCAATCATCATATCAGCAAAGAAGAGGAATGGTCTCATTTAAAGGCGTGCTCTTCTCTGGAGTCTGGTCTCATGATCTGGGATCAGAGCACGTTGGACACAGCGACTGAAGACACTCAACCTCCGAGTTAATTGACTCTTTTGAGGAGTACGGACAGCATCTAGGCTGTCCTTTGTTAAACATTCTAATTGATGACCTCATCAAAGGGCTGTTAATTATTCAGTCCTCATTGAACTACAGTTTTTTTTTGGAACAGAACACTGAGAATGAATGCTCTCAAAACCCTTCTCAGAGGGTAGAGAAGTGAGCAGTCGACATATTCCCAAGTGGACTGAACAGATTTCAACAACCACCCCACCACTATAATATTTTTCCTTTTAGTTGTGAAATCATCATGAAAAACAATGGATTTAaagtacaaaaaatatatatttaaaattatGCAACAGGGAAATTCTGAAATTAATAACAAGGAAGACTTTGTAGCATTGATCTATGGATGGCTTGCTGATGGAAAGGTTTTTGGGTTGAAATGAGGGGGAAGGGGAGTGGAATTGAGCTGGAACCAAACGCACCTCTCCTCAGAACCTCTAAACTGGGTTTTGGATCAGTCCCTCTTACCAGGTTCTATCCTCTGAACGAGAAACCCCTCAACAACAAATAAGACTTAAAAACCAGGCTTCAACTGGGCTTTTCCAAAAGACATCCATCTCCTCTTGCAGGGGAGACATATCGTCGGACATTGAATTTAATGACTCAAGAATTTGAGGAAATATTTTGGAAAGATATATtggtagagggacagagaaagacgATGTAACACTGATTTCATCTGTGTAGATTCTACATCTGCAGTTTCTATTCAGTCTTATGCACACTTCAGAGTCACCCCTCCCTCTGCTTACTGTGTGTGGAAAGCAATGTTTGCTTCAATAAGTCAGAGCTATGGTTGCGGTTGCATTGCAATGGTCCATTGACCATACAGTTGTTCTATATTTTTCTCTTCTATATGCTACATCTAATTCTACAATTTAAGAGTATTTCCCCAACTGTCTGAAGTTTGGTCTGTACAAAGCAGCTGCATTTTGCCAGTCATCCATCGATCGGTTCACTTTGCGAGGCTGTAATGTTTTTACTGTTGAAAGATTAACAGGGAAGTTTTGTGTTTAAACGTGTAACGTGATCGATGACTTGATTGAACATTCTCTTGTGAACTCGACTTTTGTCTTGATTTCCCTCCAGCATTTATTTGTGAAGGGACTGGAGAAAGAAAAATTACATTTGGACTAATGTAGTTACGTTTTGGCTGCTAACTACTGAGAAGGAATGGGGATTATTTCAGGGGAGCGGCCCACGCCTTTTTGGACTAGCCATTCACAACCGATGAACAAAGTCTAGCTGGTGTACAGTCATTGATCTAGATTCTAGAGACATAGAATGAGAGCCACTTTAAAGAATGGAATTTTTGTCTTGTATCAGCAACTGATACAAGCTTATGCTTTTGGGCAAGATTTTTACTTGCTAACGAAACATGTACTAAAGACGAAAAAGCAACAGATAGCATTTTGGCCTCTGTCttactttttatacattttagaatccaTATCTCTTTAAGGTGGCTCACAATGTTCCTTTCAACTCTTGTGCATATTAAAGAAAATGAGTTGAAATCCATTTAGCCGTTTGGTCACTTGTGTTTTTTCACTCGGTAAACTGAGAACCATGGCAAATGCACAcggtttatttggatccccatttagtttttgcagaagcagcagctactcttcctggggtctacaaAACTGATAGACAAGGGCAGTCGCAacaatgtacactgctcaaaaacataaagggaacactaaaataacacatcctagatctgaatgaaatattcttatgaaatacttttttctttacatagttgaatgtgctgacaacaaaatcacacattatcaatggaaatcaaatgtatcaacccatggaggtctggatttggagtcacactcaaaattaaagtggaaaaccacactacaggctgatccaactttgatgtaatgtccttaaaacaagtcaaaatgaggctcggtagtgtgtgtggcctccacgtgcctgtatgacctccctacaacgcctgggcatgctcctgataaggtggcggatggtctcctgagggatctcctcccagacctggactaaagcatccgccaacgcctggacagtctgtggtgcaacgtggcattggtggatggagtgggacatgatgtcccagatgtgctcaattggattcagatctggggaacgggtgggccagtccatagcatcaatgccttcctcttgcaggaactgctgacacactccagccacatgaggtctagcattgtcttgcattaggaggaacccagggccaaacgcaccagcatatggtctcacaaggggtctgaggatctcatctcggtacctaatggcagtcaggctgtGTGGcacccccaaagaaatgccaccccacaccatgactgaccaactgccaaaccggtcatgctggaggatgttgcaggcagcagaacgttcttcacggcgtctccagactgtcacgtctgtcacgtgctcagtgtgaacctgctttcatctgtgaagagcacagggcgccagtggcgaatttgctaatcttggtgttctctggcaaatgccaaacgtcctgcacggtgttgggctgtaagcacaacccccacctgtggacgtcgggccctcataccaccctcatggattctgtttctgaccgtttgagcagacacatgcacatttgtggcctgctggaggtcattttgcagggctctggcagtgctcctcctcgcacaaaggcggaggtagcggtcctgctgctgggttgttgccctcctacggcctcctccacgtctcctgatgtactggcctgtctccaggTAGCGTCTCCATGCTCttgacactacactgacagacacagcaaaccttcttgccacagctcgcgttgatgtgccatcctgggtgagctgcactacctgagccacttgtgtgggttgtagactccgtctcatgctaccactagagtgaaagcaccgccagcattcaaaagtgaccaaaacatcagccaggaagcataggaactgagaagtggtctgtggttatcacctgcagaaccactcctttattgggggtgtcttgctaattgcctataatttccacctgttgtctattccatttgcacaacagcatgtgaaatttattgtcaatcagtgttgcttcctaagtggacttggagttacattgtgttgtttaagtgttccctttatttttttgagcagtgtataatgtaTAATACCAGTGGTGGAAGAAGTAcataattgtcatacttgagtaaaagtaaagataccttaatagaaaatgactccattaaagtgaaagtcagccagtaaaataatacttcagtaaaagtatgGGTAAAAAGTACAAGTTTCAAATTCCttaatattaagcaaaccagacagcaccattttcttgttttttaaatgtacggatagccaggggcacactccaacagttTAGAAATGAAGCATTTGTTTAGTGAGTCGGTCAGATCATAGGCATTAGGGGTGACTAGagttgttctcttgataagtgtgggaaattgaccattttctgtcctgctaagcattcaaaatgtaacatgtACTTTTGGAAGTCGGgataaatgtatggagtaaaaagtacattatttactttatgaatgtagtgaagtaaaagtagtcaatatgaatagtgaagtacagatacccaaaactacttaagtactttacaccactgtaaaaTACGATATACAAACAGTATGAAGTTTGACTAATCAAATGTACTATGCTTTATTTCTACTATTGTCAATCGTTGTCCAATCTGCTGTCCAAGGTCCTGATATCGGACCTCCTCCTGGTTGATTCTACAATCGGCGTGGCAAGATGGTCGACTGACCGCTCTAACAATTTCTCAAAGGCGAAAGGCATGCGGCAGGCGAGATCAGATGGgaacattctagccaatgagagagcAGATACCCGTAAGAACTGGCACAACCGATAGAAAAATCGTCGCAATGTCACGTGCAGGATATCAGTACACTCTTAATAATTTAAGTATTATGAAAcgtatatttgatcaaataagcctcacctATCAAAATAGCAATTAACTTGTATCTTCACTAGATTCGACACTCTTGGTCTGCTTAAACGCTTATTTTCACGCAGACAAATTTTGGGCGGAGTCGAGACTCGCTTCGCCTCCGGTTCACCAACTTCAGCTCCCCCTTCATTATCTCTTAGGAGGGCCCAGAAGTGTAGAGATTTATCCGACAGCCAATCATGTACTTCTGACAGCGTGACACTGGGGCAGGGGGAGACGACTACGGAATCCATTTGGGACAAGACCATAGAGAaggatagaggcctctagtggcaaaacaaaatatattaggATGGGAagcgccattgagggcttccaccattgtAATgaagtcaactgggtgggacttccaacttcattgaATGATCCCGCCTGGTGACTCTGTTAGCGTCATGTCCAACCGGACGGATCAGCCAATCatgaagaagaaaatgtactacttcaAAATTGAGATTGACAGCATCGGCAGGGCAGGCAGACGCAAAATGGCACAGATGAGTCATCTATCTAGCTTTATGGACGAGACAATAGTTGCAAGTTCAAAGAGTAATTTGCATGCTTTGAGTCGAGTTTTCTGTGAAAATGGTATCGGCGGCGTTTAAAGAAACCCAATCTCTCTTTACTCCAGTGACGGTTTATTCTCTGCTGGCCTGCGCCACTCAGTTCGTCGTGGGATACATCCTCGCGCAGATATGGGGAAGAAAATGCTCTGGAACTGATAGATGGGTGCTCGTGTGGCTTTTCTACGACGCAATTGTGCACATTACTTTGgtgagtgtgtgatgtgatgtgagtGAGAAGGCGTTGTCAACATAGAAAGTTAATTTGCAGCTCTTATTTGACTCTTTCTACTGTTTGTTCTTACAGGAAGGACCCTTTGTTTACATGTCACTTGTTGGAACCGTGGCAACTTCAGACAATATTTTTGCTGAACTTTGTAAGTAGGCTACCTTGACTGTGCAATAAAAAAACAAATGGATTAAACAAAATGATTTATAGTACTGTGTATTGAACTTTTTGTTTTATCATGCAAAATATAAATGATTAACAATGGTGCGTGTGTTTGAGATGTGCTTTGGAGCCTGGTTGTGGTGAGACATCTAGTGGATATAGTATTAAAATGCTCACATTAAACTGAATAATATACAGGAATGGAATATCAATCACTGTTAATGCTGGAGTATAATCGTGCACCCTCTGGCCCTGGGGTCCCCCAGGAATATATTGAGATACTGCTCTAACAGATATCCTGTCCATGTAGGGAAAGAGTATGGAAAGGCAGATGAGCGCTGGCTCCACTCTGACCCCACCATCGTCTCCTTGGAGCTGCTGACGGTGGTCCTGGATGGCATCCTGGCGCTGGTGCTTGTCTATGCCATCGTCAAGGACAAACACTACAGGTAGGAACACTGGTACTAAATATGCTTCATTGTCAGGCTTTTCTTATGCTGTATGCCATTCATTTCTATATTGGGACCATATTTCTTTATAGAGAACACTAATTATATACAGAATTGTCCCATTACATAAACGAGTGTTTACATCCCATTAGACACTATAAAAATGTAAATTGACTTGCTGTCTTCAGCATGTGATGTGTTGAATGACCTATTACCATATACATAGATGTACTgtgcatttggaaattattcagacccctttttccacattgttacatttcagccttattctaaaatcaaatactgttttcccctcaatctacaaactatacccataatgacaaagcgaaaacaggacaaacattttttaaacatttgattaaatataaaaagataccttatttacgtaaggattttttgctatgagactcaaaattgagctccgtggtcatcctgtttccattgatcatccttgatgtttctacaacttgatcggagtccacctgtggtaaattcaatagattggacatgatttggaaaggcacgtaCCTGTCTatgtcccacagttggcagtgcatgtcagagaaaaaactaagccatgaggtcgaaaggaattgtccgaagagctccgagacaggattgtgtcaagggaCCGATCTGTGGAAGAGTACCAAACATTTTCTGCAGTGTTGAAGGttgccaagaacacagtggcctccatcattcttaaatggaagaagtttggaaccaccaagactcttcctagagcaggccgcccatccaaactgagcaatcagggcgagaatggccttggtcgtggaggtgaccaagaacccgatggtcactctgacagagctccagagttcctctgtggagatgggagaaccttccagaaggacaaccatctttgcagcacgcctccaatcaggcctttatggtagagtggccagacggaagccactcctcagtaaatggcacatggAGTCctcttggtgtttgccaaaaggcacccaaaggacagaccatgggaaacaagattctctggtcagatgaaatcaagattgaactctttggcctgaatgccaagcgtcacgtctggaggaaacctcacAGCATCATTGGGGATGTTTTACAGCGGCGGaaactgggagacttgtcaggattgagggaaagatgaatggagcaaagtacagagagatccttaatgaaaacctgctcaggacctcagactggggtgaaggacTGGGGcaacaggacaaccaccctaagcacacagccaagacagcgcaggagaggcttcgggacaagtctctggatTTCCTTGAGaagcccagccagagctcggacttgaacccgatcaaacatctctggagagacctgaaaatagctgtgcagtgacactccccatccaacctgacagatcttgagaggatctgcagagaagaatgggagaaactcccccaaaaaaggtgtgccaagcttgtagcatatccaagaagactcgaggctgtaatcactaccaaagttGCTTTAAAGTACTGAGTATAgtgtcttaatacttatgtaaatgtgatatttcaggtatTAATACATGTCAAACCTGCAAAAATGTGAAACttgtttttgctgtgtcattattggatattgtgtgtagattgctgagaaacCGCCCCcaaaatttaatccattttagaatgtggctttaacgtaacaaaatgtggaaaaagtcaaggggtctgaatacattcctaatgcactgtacatgGAAAATAATAGCCTGGGCGCAAGTTGGTTATCAGCCTAAGTAAACGTgtcattgttttttttaaatctcaatggTCAACGTGTGTTTTTAGCTTGTTTTGTTGTTACACAGCCTGGCCTTCCGGGTGAATAGTTCTCCATGTTTGTTTTCAGGCACTTTGTCCAGatcacgttgtgtgtgtgtgagttgtacGGAGGCTGGATGACCTTCTGTCCAGACTGGCTGGCAGGCAGCCCCAACCTCAACACAAACCACTGGCTCTACTTATGGATCTACCTGGTCTTCTTCAATGGGGTGTGGGTGGTGGTGCCTGGACTGCTGCTGTGGCAATCATGGCTGTCACTCAAACGACTTCACCCCTCCTACCAAGCCCCGAAGAAGCAGAAATAGACATTATTTTGTATGTACATAGTAGGCATTGGCACGCCCACTACCTAAAAGCCTGGCTACGCACAagtaatatgccatttagcagacagacATTAGGTTTAGCATGTTTTATTAGTTTATCATTAATATAAATAGTGATGTATCTGCAAACAAAAATATTAGTTTCCCTAGCTATCTTTCCCCACATCTCCACAGTGTAACAATACTCTCCAGTCTCCCTTAGCAGGCACATTTAACTGATGTGATGTTAAGTGTTAAATCTCAACCATGTTGATTGCACAATCAAAATGCCCAAATATGGATCCTGTGCTTAGTTCATAATTGGATTGAGAATCCTGGCTCTTCCACAATcattgttctgttataatctgcatttcaaatggcaccctattctctttatagtgtactactgctGAGGTACTTTAATTTTGTTCTAGtttaaggtagtgcactatatagtcaGTATCTCCGACTTGTCAAGTGTCTCTCACACAGTGATATCTCCACTGACGTGTCTCCTCTCAGCTCTTCTTGATGAGTTTGGCCACAGAGAGGAATGCTTGCTGGAGCCCCATTCCCTTCAGGCTGCTGCATGCCTAGATCTGCCAGGCTCGGTCTTTGTAGCTGGGCAGCTCCAGCTGGTTGGACACCTCTCTGATGTTCATGGTGTTGGGGAGGTCCTTCTTGTTAGCCAGCACCATCAGAGGTATTCCCTTCATGTTGTCGTCGGACAGAACATTCTTCAGAGCCTTCTGAGAGTCCCCTATACTGGCCCGGTCACTACTGTCCACCACGAACACCATAGCCTTACAGCCCTCCAGGTAGTGTCTAGCTAATGATATTGCAATTTTAGCAAGTCATTAGTTGAGGATAAAAGTTTATTCTATTCCAGTACTCTAGCAACCTGATCATGGGACCGGAGACAGAATGTGCATTTATTTGTTCTAGACTTTTAACTGTCACACCTGattaaactacactgaacaaaaatataaactcaacatagttttggtcccatgtttcatgagctgaaaaataagattacatacattttccatacgcacaaaaagcctcatctcaaattttgtgcacaactgtgtttacatccctgttagtgagtatttcttccttgccaagataatccatccagctgacaggtgtgacatatcaagaagctgattaaacggcatgatcattacacaggtgcaccttgtgctggggacaataaggccactaaaatgtgcagttgtcacaacaAAATTCCACAGATGTCAAGTTGAGGAAGCATGAAATTGGCATGCTCACTGCATAAATGCCcaccagagctgctgccagagtattgaatgttcatttctctaccataagctgcctccaacgtcattttagagaaattgcgtccaactggcctcacaaccgcagaccacgtataactccgccagcccaggacctccacatctggcttcacctgcgggatcgtctgagaccagccacccagacagaaGATGAAACTGTCTGTAATACAGCCCTTTTGGGCAGGGAAAACATTTTGACTGGcttggcctggctccccagtggattgGCCTATGCCCTCACAGGCCCACACCCCTGCACAGTCATGtgcaatccatagattagggcctatttaattcaattgactgatttactgtGACTCAGTAAAAttaattgtttatattttttgtttagtCTAATAACAGGCATTATGATtactggaatgagatgttcgtaGTACTGGGCTAAAACAGAAATAGAATAGCACAGAACCAACAACTCGCCTCCAGTTGGCCCTCCTCTCCCACTGTCCGCCCACATCCCACACGGTCAGGCCATTTTCTTGTTCAGATCCAGGGTCACCACATTGAAGCTCAAGGTGGGGGAAGTAACCATCACCAACCCTGTCTTGAACCTGAAGAACAGGGTGGACTTCCCAGATGAGCCCAGGCCCATCAGAACAACCGTGGGAGTCCTCTTGATGTCCCTCTTGGATAGAAGCAGCCCCATGACAGACACACTTGGCTAGGCAAAGCAGGATCTGATGTAGAAGGTAAATAGGAAGTACGGCAGTCCCACCTAGGCAGGGGTGTGGGCCTGTGTGTTAAATAGGCCATACTTCCTATTTACCTTGTACATCAGACCCTGCTTTGCCTAGCCAAGTGTGTCTGTCATGGGGCTGCTTCTATCCAAGAGGGACATCAAGAGGACTCCCACGGTTCTGATGGGCCTGGGCTCATCTGGAATGTCCATCCACAGCTTCTGAACAATGTTGGTTTGTTGGGTCTTCCTCTGTAGTCTCTGATTTACATCAACAAAAGGAGATTCGGTGAAAGCGTCAGGTGTGCTCACTTGCTGCTGCCCTCTGGTGACTAGAGACTCACTCAACGTGAATAAAACTTGAGTTTCAGAATATAAACATGGTCACATGAGAACCAGTCTTTTCACATTCTTCTTTTAGAGGCTGTACCAACAGGCTTTCTCAGTTTATCTATACTCTAATGCATCCTCCCTCATTGCGCAGATCTAGGGTTTGATTGGTGAAAGCAGTGGGGTGATTATTACCGCAAGGGAGGAAAGtatgtttttttattattttaattgggcctatgttttattattattaaacacAAGAGGGCTGAAAACGGTTATTCTTAACTCTCATTTATTGCGTTAGTAGTTGGCAAGAGAACAATAGACTAGCACCGAATCCGCTGATGACCTAAACCAAGCGCACCTTCTTCAGCCCATGACGTCAGAGAGTC from Oncorhynchus kisutch isolate 150728-3 linkage group LG5, Okis_V2, whole genome shotgun sequence harbors:
- the ebpl gene encoding emopamil-binding protein-like, translated to MVSAAFKETQSLFTPVTVYSLLACATQFVVGYILAQIWGRKCSGTDRWVLVWLFYDAIVHITLEGPFVYMSLVGTVATSDNIFAELWKEYGKADERWLHSDPTIVSLELLTVVLDGILALVLVYAIVKDKHYRHFVQITLCVCELYGGWMTFCPDWLAGSPNLNTNHWLYLWIYLVFFNGVWVVVPGLLLWQSWLSLKRLHPSYQAPKKQK
- the LOC109890526 gene encoding LOW QUALITY PROTEIN: ADP-ribosylation factor-like protein 11 (The sequence of the model RefSeq protein was modified relative to this genomic sequence to represent the inferred CDS: inserted 1 base in 1 codon; substituted 1 base at 1 genomic stop codon), which codes for MGLLLSKRDIKRTPTVVLMGLGSSGKSTLFFRFKTGLVMVTSPTLSFNVVTLDLNKKXGLTVWDVGGQWERRANWRHYLEGCKAMVFVVDSSDRASIGDSQKALKNVLSDDNMKGIPLMVLANKKDLPNTMNIREVSNQLELPSYKDRAWQIXACSSLKGMGLQQAFLSVAKLIKKS